A single Salmo trutta chromosome 14, fSalTru1.1, whole genome shotgun sequence DNA region contains:
- the pfkfb2b gene encoding 6-phosphofructo-2-kinase/fructose-2,6-bisphosphatase 2 isoform X1, which produces MSATIQRETSSANSAEAKKTELRVNKKKCSWASYMTNSPTVIVMIGLPARGKTYMSKKLTRYLNWIGVPTKVFNLGVYRREAVKAYKSYDFFRHDNKEAMEIRKQCALVALEDVKGYLTEEGGQIAVFDATNTTRERRDLILDFGKENAFKVFFVESVCDDPEVIAANILEVKVSSPDYPERHRERVMDDFLKRIECYKVTYQPLDPDDYDKDLSFIKVENVGRRFLVNRVQDYIQSRIVYYLMNIQVHSHSLYLCRHGESNHNMEGRIGGDSELSPGGKQFAHALRGFIEEHKLSDLKVWTSQLRRTIQTAEELIVPYEQWKILNEIDAGVCEEMTYDMIQNSFPEEFALRDQDKYHYRYLGGESYQDLVQRLEPVIMELERQGNVLVICHQAVMRCLLAYFLDKSADDLPYLKCPLHTVLKLSPVAYGCKVEMFYLNVEAVNTHRDRPLDKVPRDPAPIRRNSYTPLSSHDQFKRPRLYSAGNRPWLPQRPTPSALQFPEMPEGVLQQSQPRIGSCCLTPCVKESTMTAQKKLVAVSASE; this is translated from the exons ATGTCCGCAACCATTCAGAGAGAGACTAGCTCGGCGAACTCTGCTGAAGCCAAGAAAACAGAGCTCAGAGTAAACAAGAAGAAATGCT CATGGGCATCCTACATGACAAACTCTCCCACAGTGATTGTAATGATCGGCCTACCTGCCAGGGGAAAGACCTACATGTCTAAGAAACTGACACGATACCTCAACTGGATAGGGGTGCCAACCAAAG TGTTTAACTTGGGTGTTTACCGCCGAGAGGCTGTCAAAGCTTACAAGTCCTACGACTTCTTCAGACACGACAACAAGGAAGCCATGGAAATAAGGAA aCAGTGTGCTCTGGTAGCCCTGGAGGATGTGAAAGGATATCTAACTGAAGAAGGAGGACAAATCGCT GTATTTGATGCAACAAACACaacaagggagaggagagacctcATTCTTGATTTTGGGAAAGAGAATGCATTCAAG GTGTTCTTTGTGGAGTCTGTGTGTGATGACCCAGAAGTCATTGCTGCTAATATTCTG GAGGTGAAGGTGTCCAGTCCAGACTAcccagagaggcacagagagagagtaatggATGACTTTCTCAAACGCATAGAGTGCTATAAGGTTACATACCAACCTTTGGATCCCGATGATTATGACAA GGACCTATCCTTTATCAAGGTGGAGAATGTGGGCCGGCGCTTCCTGGTGAACCGGGTGCAAGACTACATCCAGAGTAGGATAGTGTACTACCTCATGAACATTCAAGTGCACTCTCACTCGCTCTACCTGTGCCGGCATGGAGAGAGCAATCACAACATGGAGGGCCGTATCGGAGGCGACTCGGAGCTCTCCCCAGGGGGAAAACAG TTTGCCCATGCCTTGCGCGGCTTCATCGAGGAGCACAAACTGTCGGACCTGAAGGTGTGGACAAGCCAGCTGAGACGTACCATCCAGACTGCTGAGGAGCTGATTGTGCCCTACGAACAGTGGAAGATCCTCAACGAGATAGATGCT GGTGTTTGTGAGGAGATGACATATGATATGATCCAGAACTCCTTTCCAGAAGAGTTTGCCCTGAGGGACCAGGACAAGTACCACTACCGCTACCTAGGAGGAGAG TCCTACCAGGACCTAGTGCAGCGGTTAGAGCCTGTCATCATGGAGCTAGAGAGACAAGGCAATGTGCTGGTCATCTGTCACCAGGCTGTCATGCGCTGCCTGCTAGCCTACTTCCTGGACAAGAGTGCAG ATGATCTACCCTACCTGAAATGTCCACTGCACACAGTGCTCAAGCTCAGCCCTGTTGCCTATG GCTGTAAAGTGGAAATGTTTTACCTTAACGTGGAGGCAGTGAACACACATCGCGACCGACCACTT GATAAGGTCCCAAGGGACCCAGCTCCCATCCGGCGGAATAGTTACACCCCCCTGTCCAGTCACGACCAGTTCAAGCGGCCCAGGCTCTACAGTGCCGGCAACCGTCCCTGGCTCCCCCAACGCCCCACCCCATCGGCCCTGCAGTTCCCCGAGATGCCAGAGGGGGTGCTGCAGCAAAGCCAA CCTCGGATAGGAAGCTGTTGTCT GACTCCCTGTGTGAAGGAATCGACTATGACAGCCCAGAAGAAACTAGTGGCTGTGTCCGCTTCTGAGTGA
- the pfkfb2b gene encoding 6-phosphofructo-2-kinase/fructose-2,6-bisphosphatase 2 isoform X5, with the protein MSATIQRETSSANSAEAKKTELRVNKKKCSWASYMTNSPTVIVMIGLPARGKTYMSKKLTRYLNWIGVPTKVFNLGVYRREAVKAYKSYDFFRHDNKEAMEIRKQCALVALEDVKGYLTEEGGQIAVFDATNTTRERRDLILDFGKENAFKVFFVESVCDDPEVIAANILEVKVSSPDYPERHRERVMDDFLKRIECYKVTYQPLDPDDYDKDLSFIKVENVGRRFLVNRVQDYIQSRIVYYLMNIQVHSHSLYLCRHGESNHNMEGRIGGDSELSPGGKQFAHALRGFIEEHKLSDLKVWTSQLRRTIQTAEELIVPYEQWKILNEIDAGVCEEMTYDMIQNSFPEEFALRDQDKYHYRYLGGESYQDLVQRLEPVIMELERQGNVLVICHQAVMRCLLAYFLDKSADDLPYLKCPLHTVLKLSPVAYGCKVEMFYLNVEAVNTHRDRPLDSLCEGIDYDSPEETSGCVRF; encoded by the exons ATGTCCGCAACCATTCAGAGAGAGACTAGCTCGGCGAACTCTGCTGAAGCCAAGAAAACAGAGCTCAGAGTAAACAAGAAGAAATGCT CATGGGCATCCTACATGACAAACTCTCCCACAGTGATTGTAATGATCGGCCTACCTGCCAGGGGAAAGACCTACATGTCTAAGAAACTGACACGATACCTCAACTGGATAGGGGTGCCAACCAAAG TGTTTAACTTGGGTGTTTACCGCCGAGAGGCTGTCAAAGCTTACAAGTCCTACGACTTCTTCAGACACGACAACAAGGAAGCCATGGAAATAAGGAA aCAGTGTGCTCTGGTAGCCCTGGAGGATGTGAAAGGATATCTAACTGAAGAAGGAGGACAAATCGCT GTATTTGATGCAACAAACACaacaagggagaggagagacctcATTCTTGATTTTGGGAAAGAGAATGCATTCAAG GTGTTCTTTGTGGAGTCTGTGTGTGATGACCCAGAAGTCATTGCTGCTAATATTCTG GAGGTGAAGGTGTCCAGTCCAGACTAcccagagaggcacagagagagagtaatggATGACTTTCTCAAACGCATAGAGTGCTATAAGGTTACATACCAACCTTTGGATCCCGATGATTATGACAA GGACCTATCCTTTATCAAGGTGGAGAATGTGGGCCGGCGCTTCCTGGTGAACCGGGTGCAAGACTACATCCAGAGTAGGATAGTGTACTACCTCATGAACATTCAAGTGCACTCTCACTCGCTCTACCTGTGCCGGCATGGAGAGAGCAATCACAACATGGAGGGCCGTATCGGAGGCGACTCGGAGCTCTCCCCAGGGGGAAAACAG TTTGCCCATGCCTTGCGCGGCTTCATCGAGGAGCACAAACTGTCGGACCTGAAGGTGTGGACAAGCCAGCTGAGACGTACCATCCAGACTGCTGAGGAGCTGATTGTGCCCTACGAACAGTGGAAGATCCTCAACGAGATAGATGCT GGTGTTTGTGAGGAGATGACATATGATATGATCCAGAACTCCTTTCCAGAAGAGTTTGCCCTGAGGGACCAGGACAAGTACCACTACCGCTACCTAGGAGGAGAG TCCTACCAGGACCTAGTGCAGCGGTTAGAGCCTGTCATCATGGAGCTAGAGAGACAAGGCAATGTGCTGGTCATCTGTCACCAGGCTGTCATGCGCTGCCTGCTAGCCTACTTCCTGGACAAGAGTGCAG ATGATCTACCCTACCTGAAATGTCCACTGCACACAGTGCTCAAGCTCAGCCCTGTTGCCTATG GCTGTAAAGTGGAAATGTTTTACCTTAACGTGGAGGCAGTGAACACACATCGCGACCGACCACTT GACTCCCTGTGTGAAGGAATCGACTATGACAGCCCAGAAGAAACTAGTGGCTGTGTCCGCTTCTGA
- the pfkfb2b gene encoding 6-phosphofructo-2-kinase/fructose-2,6-bisphosphatase 2 isoform X3 yields the protein MSATIQRETSSANSAEAKKTELRVNKKKCLIVMIGLPARGKTYMSKKLTRYLNWIGVPTKVFNLGVYRREAVKAYKSYDFFRHDNKEAMEIRKQCALVALEDVKGYLTEEGGQIAVFDATNTTRERRDLILDFGKENAFKVFFVESVCDDPEVIAANILEVKVSSPDYPERHRERVMDDFLKRIECYKVTYQPLDPDDYDKDLSFIKVENVGRRFLVNRVQDYIQSRIVYYLMNIQVHSHSLYLCRHGESNHNMEGRIGGDSELSPGGKQFAHALRGFIEEHKLSDLKVWTSQLRRTIQTAEELIVPYEQWKILNEIDAGVCEEMTYDMIQNSFPEEFALRDQDKYHYRYLGGESYQDLVQRLEPVIMELERQGNVLVICHQAVMRCLLAYFLDKSADDLPYLKCPLHTVLKLSPVAYGCKVEMFYLNVEAVNTHRDRPLDKVPRDPAPIRRNSYTPLSSHDQFKRPRLYSAGNRPWLPQRPTPSALQFPEMPEGVLQQSQPRIGSCCLTPCVKESTMTAQKKLVAVSASE from the exons ATGTCCGCAACCATTCAGAGAGAGACTAGCTCGGCGAACTCTGCTGAAGCCAAGAAAACAGAGCTCAGAGTAAACAAGAAGAAATGCT TGATTGTAATGATCGGCCTACCTGCCAGGGGAAAGACCTACATGTCTAAGAAACTGACACGATACCTCAACTGGATAGGGGTGCCAACCAAAG TGTTTAACTTGGGTGTTTACCGCCGAGAGGCTGTCAAAGCTTACAAGTCCTACGACTTCTTCAGACACGACAACAAGGAAGCCATGGAAATAAGGAA aCAGTGTGCTCTGGTAGCCCTGGAGGATGTGAAAGGATATCTAACTGAAGAAGGAGGACAAATCGCT GTATTTGATGCAACAAACACaacaagggagaggagagacctcATTCTTGATTTTGGGAAAGAGAATGCATTCAAG GTGTTCTTTGTGGAGTCTGTGTGTGATGACCCAGAAGTCATTGCTGCTAATATTCTG GAGGTGAAGGTGTCCAGTCCAGACTAcccagagaggcacagagagagagtaatggATGACTTTCTCAAACGCATAGAGTGCTATAAGGTTACATACCAACCTTTGGATCCCGATGATTATGACAA GGACCTATCCTTTATCAAGGTGGAGAATGTGGGCCGGCGCTTCCTGGTGAACCGGGTGCAAGACTACATCCAGAGTAGGATAGTGTACTACCTCATGAACATTCAAGTGCACTCTCACTCGCTCTACCTGTGCCGGCATGGAGAGAGCAATCACAACATGGAGGGCCGTATCGGAGGCGACTCGGAGCTCTCCCCAGGGGGAAAACAG TTTGCCCATGCCTTGCGCGGCTTCATCGAGGAGCACAAACTGTCGGACCTGAAGGTGTGGACAAGCCAGCTGAGACGTACCATCCAGACTGCTGAGGAGCTGATTGTGCCCTACGAACAGTGGAAGATCCTCAACGAGATAGATGCT GGTGTTTGTGAGGAGATGACATATGATATGATCCAGAACTCCTTTCCAGAAGAGTTTGCCCTGAGGGACCAGGACAAGTACCACTACCGCTACCTAGGAGGAGAG TCCTACCAGGACCTAGTGCAGCGGTTAGAGCCTGTCATCATGGAGCTAGAGAGACAAGGCAATGTGCTGGTCATCTGTCACCAGGCTGTCATGCGCTGCCTGCTAGCCTACTTCCTGGACAAGAGTGCAG ATGATCTACCCTACCTGAAATGTCCACTGCACACAGTGCTCAAGCTCAGCCCTGTTGCCTATG GCTGTAAAGTGGAAATGTTTTACCTTAACGTGGAGGCAGTGAACACACATCGCGACCGACCACTT GATAAGGTCCCAAGGGACCCAGCTCCCATCCGGCGGAATAGTTACACCCCCCTGTCCAGTCACGACCAGTTCAAGCGGCCCAGGCTCTACAGTGCCGGCAACCGTCCCTGGCTCCCCCAACGCCCCACCCCATCGGCCCTGCAGTTCCCCGAGATGCCAGAGGGGGTGCTGCAGCAAAGCCAA CCTCGGATAGGAAGCTGTTGTCT GACTCCCTGTGTGAAGGAATCGACTATGACAGCCCAGAAGAAACTAGTGGCTGTGTCCGCTTCTGAGTGA
- the pfkfb2b gene encoding 6-phosphofructo-2-kinase/fructose-2,6-bisphosphatase 2 isoform X4 yields MSATIQRETSSANSAEAKKTELRVNKKKCSWASYMTNSPTVIVMIGLPARGKTYMSKKLTRYLNWIGVPTKVFNLGVYRREAVKAYKSYDFFRHDNKEAMEIRKQCALVALEDVKGYLTEEGGQIAVFDATNTTRERRDLILDFGKENAFKVFFVESVCDDPEVIAANILEVKVSSPDYPERHRERVMDDFLKRIECYKVTYQPLDPDDYDKDLSFIKVENVGRRFLVNRVQDYIQSRIVYYLMNIQVHSHSLYLCRHGESNHNMEGRIGGDSELSPGGKQFAHALRGFIEEHKLSDLKVWTSQLRRTIQTAEELIVPYEQWKILNEIDAGVCEEMTYDMIQNSFPEEFALRDQDKYHYRYLGGESYQDLVQRLEPVIMELERQGNVLVICHQAVMRCLLAYFLDKSADDLPYLKCPLHTVLKLSPVAYGCKVEMFYLNVEAVNTHRDRPLPRIGSCCLTPCVKESTMTAQKKLVAVSASE; encoded by the exons ATGTCCGCAACCATTCAGAGAGAGACTAGCTCGGCGAACTCTGCTGAAGCCAAGAAAACAGAGCTCAGAGTAAACAAGAAGAAATGCT CATGGGCATCCTACATGACAAACTCTCCCACAGTGATTGTAATGATCGGCCTACCTGCCAGGGGAAAGACCTACATGTCTAAGAAACTGACACGATACCTCAACTGGATAGGGGTGCCAACCAAAG TGTTTAACTTGGGTGTTTACCGCCGAGAGGCTGTCAAAGCTTACAAGTCCTACGACTTCTTCAGACACGACAACAAGGAAGCCATGGAAATAAGGAA aCAGTGTGCTCTGGTAGCCCTGGAGGATGTGAAAGGATATCTAACTGAAGAAGGAGGACAAATCGCT GTATTTGATGCAACAAACACaacaagggagaggagagacctcATTCTTGATTTTGGGAAAGAGAATGCATTCAAG GTGTTCTTTGTGGAGTCTGTGTGTGATGACCCAGAAGTCATTGCTGCTAATATTCTG GAGGTGAAGGTGTCCAGTCCAGACTAcccagagaggcacagagagagagtaatggATGACTTTCTCAAACGCATAGAGTGCTATAAGGTTACATACCAACCTTTGGATCCCGATGATTATGACAA GGACCTATCCTTTATCAAGGTGGAGAATGTGGGCCGGCGCTTCCTGGTGAACCGGGTGCAAGACTACATCCAGAGTAGGATAGTGTACTACCTCATGAACATTCAAGTGCACTCTCACTCGCTCTACCTGTGCCGGCATGGAGAGAGCAATCACAACATGGAGGGCCGTATCGGAGGCGACTCGGAGCTCTCCCCAGGGGGAAAACAG TTTGCCCATGCCTTGCGCGGCTTCATCGAGGAGCACAAACTGTCGGACCTGAAGGTGTGGACAAGCCAGCTGAGACGTACCATCCAGACTGCTGAGGAGCTGATTGTGCCCTACGAACAGTGGAAGATCCTCAACGAGATAGATGCT GGTGTTTGTGAGGAGATGACATATGATATGATCCAGAACTCCTTTCCAGAAGAGTTTGCCCTGAGGGACCAGGACAAGTACCACTACCGCTACCTAGGAGGAGAG TCCTACCAGGACCTAGTGCAGCGGTTAGAGCCTGTCATCATGGAGCTAGAGAGACAAGGCAATGTGCTGGTCATCTGTCACCAGGCTGTCATGCGCTGCCTGCTAGCCTACTTCCTGGACAAGAGTGCAG ATGATCTACCCTACCTGAAATGTCCACTGCACACAGTGCTCAAGCTCAGCCCTGTTGCCTATG GCTGTAAAGTGGAAATGTTTTACCTTAACGTGGAGGCAGTGAACACACATCGCGACCGACCACTT CCTCGGATAGGAAGCTGTTGTCT GACTCCCTGTGTGAAGGAATCGACTATGACAGCCCAGAAGAAACTAGTGGCTGTGTCCGCTTCTGAGTGA
- the pfkfb2b gene encoding 6-phosphofructo-2-kinase/fructose-2,6-bisphosphatase 2 isoform X2 → MSATIQRETSSANSAEAKKTELRVNKKKCSWASYMTNSPTVIVMIGLPARGKTYMSKKLTRYLNWIGVPTKVFNLGVYRREAVKAYKSYDFFRHDNKEAMEIRKQCALVALEDVKGYLTEEGGQIAVFDATNTTRERRDLILDFGKENAFKVFFVESVCDDPEVIAANILEVKVSSPDYPERHRERVMDDFLKRIECYKVTYQPLDPDDYDKDLSFIKVENVGRRFLVNRVQDYIQSRIVYYLMNIQVHSHSLYLCRHGESNHNMEGRIGGDSELSPGGKQFAHALRGFIEEHKLSDLKVWTSQLRRTIQTAEELIVPYEQWKILNEIDAGVCEEMTYDMIQNSFPEEFALRDQDKYHYRYLGGESYQDLVQRLEPVIMELERQGNVLVICHQAVMRCLLAYFLDKSADDLPYLKCPLHTVLKLSPVAYGCKVEMFYLNVEAVNTHRDRPLDKVPRDPAPIRRNSYTPLSSHDQFKRPRLYSAGNRPWLPQRPTPSALQFPEMPEGVLQQSQDSLCEGIDYDSPEETSGCVRF, encoded by the exons ATGTCCGCAACCATTCAGAGAGAGACTAGCTCGGCGAACTCTGCTGAAGCCAAGAAAACAGAGCTCAGAGTAAACAAGAAGAAATGCT CATGGGCATCCTACATGACAAACTCTCCCACAGTGATTGTAATGATCGGCCTACCTGCCAGGGGAAAGACCTACATGTCTAAGAAACTGACACGATACCTCAACTGGATAGGGGTGCCAACCAAAG TGTTTAACTTGGGTGTTTACCGCCGAGAGGCTGTCAAAGCTTACAAGTCCTACGACTTCTTCAGACACGACAACAAGGAAGCCATGGAAATAAGGAA aCAGTGTGCTCTGGTAGCCCTGGAGGATGTGAAAGGATATCTAACTGAAGAAGGAGGACAAATCGCT GTATTTGATGCAACAAACACaacaagggagaggagagacctcATTCTTGATTTTGGGAAAGAGAATGCATTCAAG GTGTTCTTTGTGGAGTCTGTGTGTGATGACCCAGAAGTCATTGCTGCTAATATTCTG GAGGTGAAGGTGTCCAGTCCAGACTAcccagagaggcacagagagagagtaatggATGACTTTCTCAAACGCATAGAGTGCTATAAGGTTACATACCAACCTTTGGATCCCGATGATTATGACAA GGACCTATCCTTTATCAAGGTGGAGAATGTGGGCCGGCGCTTCCTGGTGAACCGGGTGCAAGACTACATCCAGAGTAGGATAGTGTACTACCTCATGAACATTCAAGTGCACTCTCACTCGCTCTACCTGTGCCGGCATGGAGAGAGCAATCACAACATGGAGGGCCGTATCGGAGGCGACTCGGAGCTCTCCCCAGGGGGAAAACAG TTTGCCCATGCCTTGCGCGGCTTCATCGAGGAGCACAAACTGTCGGACCTGAAGGTGTGGACAAGCCAGCTGAGACGTACCATCCAGACTGCTGAGGAGCTGATTGTGCCCTACGAACAGTGGAAGATCCTCAACGAGATAGATGCT GGTGTTTGTGAGGAGATGACATATGATATGATCCAGAACTCCTTTCCAGAAGAGTTTGCCCTGAGGGACCAGGACAAGTACCACTACCGCTACCTAGGAGGAGAG TCCTACCAGGACCTAGTGCAGCGGTTAGAGCCTGTCATCATGGAGCTAGAGAGACAAGGCAATGTGCTGGTCATCTGTCACCAGGCTGTCATGCGCTGCCTGCTAGCCTACTTCCTGGACAAGAGTGCAG ATGATCTACCCTACCTGAAATGTCCACTGCACACAGTGCTCAAGCTCAGCCCTGTTGCCTATG GCTGTAAAGTGGAAATGTTTTACCTTAACGTGGAGGCAGTGAACACACATCGCGACCGACCACTT GATAAGGTCCCAAGGGACCCAGCTCCCATCCGGCGGAATAGTTACACCCCCCTGTCCAGTCACGACCAGTTCAAGCGGCCCAGGCTCTACAGTGCCGGCAACCGTCCCTGGCTCCCCCAACGCCCCACCCCATCGGCCCTGCAGTTCCCCGAGATGCCAGAGGGGGTGCTGCAGCAAAGCCAA GACTCCCTGTGTGAAGGAATCGACTATGACAGCCCAGAAGAAACTAGTGGCTGTGTCCGCTTCTGA
- the yod1 gene encoding ubiquitin thioesterase OTU1, producing MLRLRCKTKNGSHIMQGLTHQSCVQELKSKVEELTGIPCDVQKIMVGYPPSSLDLRNGDAHLKDYPIKSGDTLIVEEEEKNKMKTQTTNSAVTKGPRLESPPVLARRVVPADNSCLFTSVSYVVEGGVYDPACAPEMRGLIAQIVSSDPTAYSEAVLGKTNEEYCTWIRRDDTWGGAIEVSILSKFYQCEICVVDTQTVRVDRFGEDAGYHKRVLLIYDGIHYDPLQKETPGSDTPPQTIFSTTDDIILAQALELADEARRKRQFTDVNRFALRCMVCQTGLVGQKEAREHAKETGHTNFGEV from the exons ATGTTGCGTCTGCGTTGCAAAACCAAAAATGGGAGCCACATTATGCAGGGCCTGACCCATCAGTCCTGTGTGCAGGAGCTGAAGAGCAAGGTAGAGGAGCTGACTGGTATCCCCTGTGATGTACAGAAGATCATGGTTGGTTACCCTCCCTCTAGCTTGGACCTCCGAAACGGAGATGCTCACCTCAAGGACTACCCCATCAAATCAG GAGACACTCTCAttgttgaggaggaggagaagaacaaGATGAAGACCCAGACAACCAATTCAGCTGTAACCAAGGGACCCCGCCTGGAGTCTCCCCCTGTGCTGGCCAGAAGGGTCGTTCCAGCAGACAACTCCTGCCTGTTCACCAGTGTCTCCTATGTGGTGGAGGGCGGGGTATACGACCCAGCGTGTGCCCCCGAGATGCGAGGCCTCATTGCCCAGATCGTGTCGAGTGACCCAACGGCTTACTCTGAGGCGGTTTTGGGAAAGACCAACGAGGAGTACTGCACCTGGATCCGACGTGACGACACCTGGGGCGGAGCTATAGAGGTGTCCATCCTGTCCAAATTCTACCAGTGTGAGATCTGTGTAGTGGACACGCAGACAGTGCGTGTGGATAGATTTGGTGAGGACGCTGGCTACCACAAACGTGTGCTGCTCATCTACGACGGCATCCACTACGACCCACTGCAGAAGGAAACGCCTGGTTCTGACACTCCGCCCCAGACCATCTTCTCCACCACAGATGACATCATCCTGGCCCAGGCCCTGGAGCTAGCGGACGAGGCGCGAAGGAAGCGGCAGTTCACGGACGTCAACCGCTTTGCCTTGCGCTGCATGGTGTGTCAGACAGGCCTTGTAGGACAGAAGGAGGCCCGGGAACATGCCAAGGAGACGGGCCACACCAACTTTGGAGAGGTGTAA